One segment of Plasmodium vinckei vinckei genome assembly, chromosome: PVVCY_04 DNA contains the following:
- a CDS encoding inorganic pyrophosphatase, putative produces MMKKLLLLHFLFFISKGFNYILNSRDMLIPFKIAHFVKIGIQTGRLSNIQKRKMSSAIINSDNRNLLNKEVKDEYNVKTNNELKVNLNFHNNNIISNMFSNLSLYESMNNFFQINNKHYMLKYNNQLNQADFNISYFQNINDKYVQISPWHDIDLMNDDGTYNMIVEIPKYNYIKLEIKLTEKFNVIKQDTKKGKLRYYHNSIYWNYGALPRTYEYPKHVYSCKSSDGQKIFFTGDDDPLDVIDIGSNSLKMGQVAPVKVLGAFTLIDEGQLDWKIIAINKYDENFSNINSLEDIEKYYPHTLNLMLEWFRSYKMADSKKLNIISKKLYNKQDSENLIKKVHNYYLEFLKDIKEFSPSSSYESTHENNSSNATNSTECFQTSFSYTNSDNPVYNNLIQDVNIDYYKPDEAYRPNMEIWTP; encoded by the exons acAGGTAGATTATCAAATATACagaaaaggaaaatgaGTAGTGCAATAATAAATTCCGATAATCGAAATTTGTTAAATAAGGAGGTAAAAGATGAATATAATGTAAAGACAAATAACGAGCTAAAAGTAAATCTTAATTTtcataacaataatataatttcaaATATGTTTTCAAATTTAAGTTTATATGAGTCaatgaataatttttttcaaattaataataagcattatatgttaaaatataataatcaaTTAAATCAAGCagattttaatatttcttattttcaaaacataaatgataaatatgtacaaaTATCACCATGGCATGATATCGATTTGATGAATGACGATGGGacatataatatgattGTTGAAATaccaaaatataattatataaaattagaaataaaattaacagaaaaatttaatgttattaaacaagatacaaaaaaaggaaaactacgatattatcataattCTATATATTGGAATTATGGAGCATTACCTCGAACTTATGAATATCCAAAACATGTATATAGTTGCAAATCCTCGGATggtcaaaaaatattttttactggTGATGATGACCCATTGGATGTGATAGACATAGGAAGCAATAGTTTGAAAATGGGACAAGTCGCTCCTGTTAAG GTTTTAGGAGCATTCACTTTAATCGACGAGGGTCAATTGGATTGGAAAATCATAGCTATCAAT aaatatgatgaaaacttttcaaatataaatagtttggaagatatagaaaaatattatcccCATACCTTGAATTTGATGTTAGAATGGTTTCGCTCATATAAAATGGCTGATTCAAAAAAgctaaatataatatcaaaaaaattatataataaacaagatagtgaaaatttaataaaaaaagttcataattattatttagaaTTTTTGAAAGACATTAAAGAATTTTCACCAAGCTCATCATATGAAAGTACacatgaaaataatagtagTAATGCTACAAATAGTACTGAATGTTTTCAAActtcattttcatatacTAATTCAGACAATcctgtatataataatctaATACAAGATGTTAATATCGATTACTACAAACCTGATGAGGCATATAGGCCAAACATGGAAATATGGACtccataa